CCCAGCAAGAATGTTGGGCGCCCGGGGCGGGCAGAAGAAAGGAATAGCAGGGGAAGACGTAAAAAAGATGCCCCGCCGTTTTTGACCTATTTTAAGAAAAACAGGCCAAAAACGGCGGGGCATATGACTTCTGGAAATGCAGGCTAGCGGCTAGTCAACTGAAAAAGAATGGGTTACACTCTGCTACCCGCGAAAATCTTAGTAAAGGCCTCTATTTGCCCGCGGCTACCTAACAAGATCAGGACATCACCTGCCTGCAACCGGGTATCGGCGTCTGGGCTTACCAGGAATTCGCTGCCGTGCCGGTTTAACCCGATGAGGGTAGCGCCGGTGCGGTTTCTAAGGTCCAACTCCCGAATGGTGAGGTCCCGCAGATCTTTAGCCAATTGGTCCAGGTGTACTTCCTCCAGGTGCATTTTATTAGGCCCAGACCCGTTGAGCAGCGACAGGAAATGAATGACCTGGGGCTGCGTGATCAGGCTGGCCATGTGGCTGCCGCCAATTTCGTCTGGCATGACCACGTGGTTCGCCCCGGCCCTGAACAGTTTCTGCTCGGTGGTTTTCTCAGAGGCTCTGGCAATGATCTCAAGTTTGGGGTTCAGGCCGCGGGCGGTGAGCGCCACAAACACATTGTCGGCGTCTTTGGGCAGGGTGGAGATAAGCGCCTTGGCGTGGCGCACGCCGGCCTGCTCCAGCAATAGGTCTTCGGTAGCGTCGCCCAACAGGAAGTTCAGCTTCCCCTCCTGCAAAGGCTCCCCTGCGGCGATGAGTTCCTGGTTTTGCTCAATGACCACAATCCGTTCGCCGCTGGCCAGCAGGTCACGGGTGGCCTTGGAACCGTTTCGGCCGTAGCCGCACACAATAACGTGGCCGCTAAAACTCTTGATTTCACGCTCGTTCATATAATTTTTCCAGATGCTACGGAGTTCGCCCTCAAATAAATACGTGGAGACCACGGAGACCGTGTAAGCTAGGAGGCCTATGTTGGCCAGGATATAGACCGAGGTAAAAAGCCGACCCTCTGGGGAAAGCGGGTGCACCTCGGCAAAGCCCGTGGTGGACACGGTGATCACCGTCATGTAAAACGCCTCGGCCAGGGTATAGCCCTCTAAAACCTGATAGGCCACTACTCCGGTCACCAAGCTGAAAATTATCAGCCCGAAAGCCCAGAAAAACCTATACAGCTTTAGTTGGCGCCACCTCATCTGCTTACCACTATACCCAGGAGATCTGCTATCTGTTTTTCAAACTCTTTCAACGCCTTGATGGTACGCAGGCATTTGTCCAGGTCCTGCGCATTAGAGAGATTGGGCAGGGTGTCCATCTGGTCTTTGATCATCATCTGCACGTTGCGCCATTTCAGACGCAGCACCTCGCGCTCAGAGCCATAGGAGACCAGATCCGCCTCCCGGGGCACAAAGATCTCATGGGTGGCCCAGCCGTCGCTGAGTTCGTATTTCTCACTCACCAGGTCAATGACCTCGTTGCGGATCTCTTTGTCTTCATGCTGCATAAACTCAGAGGCGGTAGGCACAAAGCCCTGCTCCAGCTTAAGGCGGCACATGTCAAACAAGCGCTTGTAGATAGGGGTCTTGAACTCAATATCCTCCAGCTCGCTCAGCATGAACTGGCTGGC
This Rufibacter radiotolerans DNA region includes the following protein-coding sequences:
- a CDS encoding potassium channel family protein, producing MRWRQLKLYRFFWAFGLIIFSLVTGVVAYQVLEGYTLAEAFYMTVITVSTTGFAEVHPLSPEGRLFTSVYILANIGLLAYTVSVVSTYLFEGELRSIWKNYMNEREIKSFSGHVIVCGYGRNGSKATRDLLASGERIVVIEQNQELIAAGEPLQEGKLNFLLGDATEDLLLEQAGVRHAKALISTLPKDADNVFVALTARGLNPKLEIIARASEKTTEQKLFRAGANHVVMPDEIGGSHMASLITQPQVIHFLSLLNGSGPNKMHLEEVHLDQLAKDLRDLTIRELDLRNRTGATLIGLNRHGSEFLVSPDADTRLQAGDVLILLGSRGQIEAFTKIFAGSRV